A window from Bos mutus isolate GX-2022 chromosome 1, NWIPB_WYAK_1.1, whole genome shotgun sequence encodes these proteins:
- the MRAP gene encoding melanocortin-2 receptor accessory protein — protein sequence MANRTNISAPYYSYEYYLDYLDLMPVDEKKLRANKHSIVIAFWVSLAAFVVFLFLILLYMSWSGSPQTRNATQQPPTCSWNLGLNLPLCIWRQPSTPGPHRAQSRNQTPEHPGCPAATTREPLNLSAPGTILLSSGN from the exons ATGGCCAACAGAACCAACATCTCTGCCCCGTACTACAGCTACGAATACTACCTGGACTACTTGGACCTCATGCCCGTGGATGAGAAGAAGCTGAGAGCCAATAAAC ATTCGATCGTCATCGCCTTCTGGGTGAGCCTGGCAGCTTTCGTGGTTTTTCTCTTCCTCATCCTTCTCTACATGTCCTGGTCAGGCTCTCCACAGACAAG GAACGCCACTCAGCAGCCCCCAACATGTTCCTGGAATCTTGGCCTCAACCTCCCGCTCTGCATCTGGAGGCAACCCAGCACCCCAGGGCCCCACCGAGCTCAGTCGAGGAACCAGACGCCGGAGCATCCCGGCTGTCCAGCGGCTACAACGAGAGAGCCCCTCAACCTCAGCGCCCCAGGGACCATCCTGCTCTCCTCTGGGAACTAG